GGTGTGGCGACCCGGGAGGCCACCAGCATGAACGTCTCGGGGTTGGCGGTCTTGGCGGGCAGGGAGCTGAAGGTGTCCCAGCCCTGCGTGCGGTAGTTGTACTGCGCGATGTTCTTCAGGTCCGCGTAGCGCACCCGGGCGGTGCGGGAGACGTCGTCGGTGGGCACGGCGAGGGTGGCCGCGTCCGCGCTCGGCGGGTAGTAGTACAGCTTCAGCGGGGTGAACGGCGCGATGCCTTCTTTTTTCAGCTCCGGGCAGTAGGTGCTGTCCCCGGCGTAGTTGTACGCCAGGGTGGCGGCGCGAGCGGCCATCTGGTGCTGCCCGTGCGTGCCCGGCCCCGGCCACATGGTGACGAGCACCTCCGGGCGGCGCAGGCGCACCAGGCGGATCACGTCACACACGAACGCCTGACCGCCCCATTTCTTCTCGGTCTCCTCGGCCGAGAGCGTGAAGTAGAAGTCCGTCAGGCCCAGGAAGTGAGGGCTGTCGATGCCCAGCATGGCCAGAGAGCGGCGTTCCTCCTCCTCCCGGATGAGGCCCAGGGCGCGCCCGGTCTCGGTGCCGGTGGCGTTCCCGCCGCCCTCGCCGCCCGTGAGGGTGATGACCGTGCCCTTGTACCCCTGGTCGAGCGCGTACCGCGCGAAGGTGGCGGACACCCCGCCGTCGTCGTCCGGGTGCGCGCCGATGAAAATGAAGTCCACGTCCATCAGGTCCACGCCGCTGACCGTCCCGCCGTAACTGCCAGGCCCGGTGGGCGGGGTGGCGGGCGGCGCGGGGGCCGGGGTGGTCTGCGCGGCGGCAAGACACAGGAGGGAGGTCAGGATGGTCGCGGCGACTCTGTGCTTCATGTGGACTCCTTTACACCAGGGGCGGGAAGTGAGCGGGCGGCGGTCATGGCCGGGCGTCGTCCGCGGCCGGAGTCCGGGCCGTGGACGCGTCGGGGGTGAGGCCCTCGAGGTGGGCCCTGGACTGCAGGAAGTGCCGGGCGAACGCCTCGTGCTGGTGTGCGTCGGCCTGCAGGCGCGCCTCGGCGCCGGCGAGTTCCTCACGCATGGCGCTGGGGGCGGGGCCGCCCAGGGTGGTGCGGCGCGCGATGAACTCCTGGGGGCTCAGTGCGCTGGTCAGTTCGGCCTGACTGAGGTCCACGCCGCAGACCTGCAGGTCCTCGAGCGTGAGGGAGTCCACCGACCGGACCTGCCCCCGCAGGTGCTCGAGGACGTGCTTGACCTGCCCGTGCGCGGTCCGGAAGCCGCACCCGGACTTCCGGGTGATGGCGTCGGCGAGTTCGGTGACGGGAGACTCGCCCTGCTGCGCTTCCTGCAGCCACCGGACGCGGTCGACGACCGGGTTGGTGAGCGAGGCGGTGAGCAGTTCCACGCCCTCGCGGAACTCGTGCCACATGCTGCTCAGCGGCGGCTGGATGTCCGGGCCGGGATCGTTGATGTCCCCGAAGGGCACGTTGTGGCTGGACAGGATCACGCTCTGCGTGATGCCGATCGCCTTGCTGAACTTCGTGCGGGCGTGCTCGAGGGCCACCGGGTTGCGTTTCTGCGGCATCACGCTGCTGCCCTGCACCAGCCCGTCTTCGAGGATCAGCAGGCCCCGCGAGGCCCACAGCAGCAGGTCGTACAGGACGCGGGAGAGCGTGGTGGAGATGACCGTGATCACGCTGGCGACCTCGACCTGCCAGTCACTGGCACTCACGGCGTCGTAGGTGTTCTCGATGGGCCGGTCGAAGGCGAGCAGCTGCGAGGTGGCGTGCCGGTCGATGGGAAAGCTCGTGCCGCCCAGGGCGACGGCGCCCATGGGGCTGAGGTTCACGCGGCTCAGCGCGCCGAACAGCCGGTCGGTGTCACGCGCGAGGTTGTTCTCCACGGCCGTGAGGTAATGGGCGAGCGTGGTGGGCTGCGCCGGCTGGTGGTGGGTGTAGGCGACGATCACGGTGTCGATCTCCCGACCGGCGAAGTCCAGCAGCGTGCGCCGCAGCGTCAGGACCCGCTGCGTGGCGCGCATCAGGCGCGAGCGGGCCGAGAGGCGGTAGATGGTCATGTCCAGGTCGTTGCGGGACAGCGCCGTGCGCAGCGCGCCGGCCGCGGCGGAATCCTGCGCGGCGAGGTTCTGGTCGAGGGTGAAGAACACGTCCTCGATCCGGGGGTCGTACGGCGGGAACGGCTCCTGCCGGAAGGCCCGGAGCAGCTGCGCGGCGTCCCGGGCGTGCTCCACGCCGACCGAGTCGAGCATCAGGGCGTGGGCGGTCAGTGCGTCGAACAGGTGCGGCAGGAGGTGCTCGCTGGCGTAGGTGTAATCCGGTTGAAGCACGGCTTTGAGGTACGTGTCATGCCACATGGCTCTCCCGTTCCCGGCGGTCCACGGCGTCCAGCCGGGCGAGAATCGCGGCGCGGCCGGCCTCGACGGCGCGGATGACGGCCCCGTCCCGCACCAGGTCGCCGCAGGTGGGGTCCACCACGGCCTGCACGCCGGCCGGCAGGAGCGGCGTGGTGAGGTGCAGCAGGGTCGGCCCGGCGGCGGCGCCGCCGATCACGATGTGCTGCAGGTCGAGGCTGTACGCCAGGGTCGCCAGGGCGAACGCGGTCGCGGCGCTGCGCTGTGCGGCGGGCAGCTGCTCGACCGCGTCATGCCCGGCCGGCACCGGCCAGGGACTGCGGCCGACCTCGCCGGCCCGGCCGCCGGCGCCGCGGTACAGGTCGCCGTCCAGCAGAAGCCCCAGGCCGGTGCCGGTCTGGCGTTCGAGCAGCACGGCCAGAAAGCGGTACTCGGGGCAGCGGCTGGAGACGGCCAGGGCCGCGAGGTTGGCGTCGTTCTCGAAGAGCACGGCGGTGCCGGCCGCGCTGAGGTCGTCGCGCAGCCCGTCACTGTGCAGTTCAGGCAGGGCATTGGGTTCGGCGATGCGGCCCTGGTGGTCCACCGGAGCCGGCACACCGAACACGGCGCTGCACAGCGGGCCCTGCGCCGAGAGGCGGCCCAGCAGGCCGGCGAGGGCGGCGTTGAGATCGCCGGTGACGGCCGCCTCGCCCTGGGTGACGGTCTGGCCACCGAGGGTGGCGAGGTGGTAGCGCACCCGGCCGGGCTGCAGGTCGAGTCCGGCCGCCTGACCGAGGGCGGGATGGAGGGTGACCAGCTGGGGGGTGCGGCCCAGGGCCTGGGGGGTGCCGCCGGTCAGGGTGACGAGCTGCAGATCCTGGAGTTCCTGTACGACGGCGTTGACGGTGACCTTGGACAGGCCGGTGCGGTCCGCCAGCTGGGGGCGGGTCATGGGCTCGCGGAGGATGAGTTCGGTGATCTGGCGGCGATTCTGCCGACGTAACGCCCTTGGTTGACCCAAAACGTCCACCTCTAGTTAAGAAACTTTACGAACGAAGGCAGCATACACAGCCCTGACCCTTCCTGCAACGTTCATCAGGCATTCATCAACAGTGGAGCCGTCCAGGACGAATTCGGCCGCCGCCGTGCACCACGCTGTTCCTCACCCCGCCGCTCGATTCATAAAGCCCCGCTTTTCCTGCCTGAGCACGATGAGGACCGGCCCGCCTCCTATGCTGTGAAGGTGATCGACTGGCCGACGCTGGATGGCCTGATCCAGAACCTCGCGTTCCTGGTCGCAGGCGTCACCGCCATTGTCTTCACCTACCCCGCCGGGCACCGCCAGGACACCCCGGGCGCCCTGGCCCTGCGGTACGTCCTGACCGTCACGCTCGGCATCTACCTCACCTTCAAGGGCATCGTCTTCCCCGGGGACCTGCGCTTCGACTTCCGGTCCGTGGTCGTGGCGATCGTCGCCCGCCGTTACGGCGCCGGACCGGCCCTGCTGGTGGCCCTCCCCATCGCCGGCTTCCGCCTCGGCCTGGGCAGCGGCGTCGGCGCCTGGCTGGGCATCCTGCAGATGACGGTGGTCGCCCTGGTCGGCGCCACCGGGACCGGCTGGTGGCGGCTGCACGCCCCTTTCATGGACGAGCCCGTCACCTGGCGCTGGTGGCGGCCCTTCGCGCTGTTCGCCGCGGCGAACGTGACCCTGTTCCCCGCCTTCGGCACCACCTGGACCGAGGCGCTGCCGGCGTACCTGCTGTCGGTCATCCTGTCCGCCGTGGGGCTGTTCGTCGCCTTCGAGATCAAGCACAACCGCCTGCAGAACCTGGCGCACACGTTCCACCTCACCCAACTTGCCACTGTGGACAGCCTCACCGGGGCCCTCAACCGGCGGCAGTTCGACCTGGACCTCAGCACCCTCGATCCGGCGCAGCCGGCCTTCGTGCTCATGCTGGACCTCGACCACTTCAAACGGATCAACGACAGCTACGGGCACGCCGTGGGCGACCGGGTGCTGGTGGCCCTGGCCGACCTGATCCGTGAAAGCACCCGGGCCTCGGACTGCTTGTACCGCCTGGGCGGGGAGGAATTCGCCGTGCTGCTGCACGAGGGCACCCTCGACGACGCCCAGGAGGTGGCCGACCGGGTGAGGCGCGCCGTGGAACACGACCTCGCCGCGCGGGTCGGTCTGCACGGGGAGCGCATCACCTGCTCCGGCGGCCTCGCCCCGGTGGTCGGCGACCGTCACCGGGCGGTGCAGGTGGCCGACCGTCATCTCTACCGCGCCAAGCAGGCCGGCCGTAACCGCGTGCACGGGTAGGCCGGGCGACCGGGACCTTCACCAACCATCAGGACTCCGCCACGGCTCCCCCGGCGGGCGGTAGCGTGACCTCACCCCGCCCTTCCGCGGAACGACACGACTGCCATGGACCACCACGACACCACCCCAGAGCCCGTCCCGGACACCACGCCGGAGAGCGCCGCATTGCCGGAGCAGGCGCCTCCCCTGTTCCTGGACGCGCCGGTCGCCGCGCTGCTGCTCACGCTGGACGGCCGGATCACCGCGATGAACTCACTCGCCCACGGCCTGCTGGGTCTGCCCGTGGAACCTCCGCAGCGCCGGGCCTTCTCGGCGCTGCTCGCCGCCCGGTCCAGGGCCGCCTTCCGCAGCGCCCTGGACCGGGCAGTGCTGGACATAGGACGGCAGAGCCTGGAAGCCCGGATGCCGGTGCGCGCCGGTCCGGACCTGGACCTGGAGGTGCGGCTGGACCTGGCGGCCGTGCGCCCGCACGGTGAGCCGGTGCAGGTGCAGGTCGTCGTCACGGACCTTACCCCCTTCAAACAGGCGCACCAGACGCTGCTGGACAGCCAGGAAACATACGCGGGGCAGCTGCAGAGCAGCGGCGCCCGGTCCAGGGCGCTGAACGAGGAACTCGAGCAGGTGGTCGGCGCCGTCCTGCAGGAACTGTACCTGCCGGCCAGCCGGGTGATGGCTGCCACCGGCCAGCTGCGCCAGGCCCTGGGCCCGGCGGCCGACGACGTGCAGGCTCAGCTGCTGCCCATCGAGCAGGCCAGCCAGCAGCAGCTGGCCATCATCCAGTCGGTGGAACGCTACATGCAGGCCCGGCGCCTCCGGCCCAGACTGCGGCCCGTCGCGCTGGGTGGGCTGATCGAGGAGATCCGCGCGACCCTGAAGCCCCTGCTCGCCGACCGGAACGTGCAGGTCACCCAGGACGCCCTGCCGGTAGTGCTCGGGGACCGGCAGGCGCTGACCCTGATTCTCGAGGAGTACCTGTCCAACGCGCTGAAGTTCACGCGCTCCCGCAACCCGGCGCGCCTGCACGTCCTGCTGCGTGAGACGGACACCGAATACCTGATCGGCGTGGAGGACAACGGCGTGGGGTTTTCCATGCGGCACCGCGCGCGGCTGTTCCGGCTGTTCCAGCGCCTGCACGCCGCCAGCGACTACGAGGGCTCCGCGCTGGGCCTCGCCACCGTGCAGCGGGTCGCCGCGGCGTACGGGGCGCGCGTGTGGGGTGAAGGCCGGGTGGATCAGGGCGCCACCTTCTGGCTTGCCTGGCCCCGGGAACCCCGGATCCGGAAGTAGGAACGGGCCCCGCGTCGCTGCATAGCGGCCTGAATCCATGTATCCCTGACGACTCATGAGGCAGACCTGGAGGCCTATTCGGGCGATTCAACGCCTGGCCCCCATCCTGCTCAAGAAGGCTTAGAAACGCAGCCGCTGGACGGACACCGAGATGACCTGCTGACCACGTTCAGCACGGTAATTCCTCCGTAATGGTGTGGAGGCAGCATTCAGCCGCAGGGGCTGGCCCTGGGCCGGGGCCATGTCGTGAGGCCTCCGCAGGGCGCGTCCCCGGGGGGATCGCCATGCAAAACCAACCGTACAGCAGGCAGATCAAGGGGTTCGCCGCACCGGGGTTCCGATCACCGCACCCAGCCCGGCGACTCCGGGGCCGTCCCCTCCTCTGGGGAGCGGGCGCGCTGGCCGGGCTGGGCTTCCTGGGCTGGCTGGGCCTGCAGGTCCAGCCCCGGCCCTTCCCACCGGCCTTCCCGGGCCCGGGCGTCACCCGGACGGTGCCGCTGCCGGCCGGGCTTCCCGGACCGGTGGACCGCTACTACCGGCAGACGTACGGTGAACGCCTCCCGGTGATCACGTCCGCGGTCATCACCGGCCGGGCCACGCTGAGGCCCGTCCCGGGCGGCCCGACCTTCCCTGCCCGGTTCCGGTTCATTCACGAGGCCGGGCGGAACTACCGGCATTACATCGAGGCCACCTGGTTCGGCCTGCCCCTCCTGCGCGTCAACGAGGCGTACCTGGACGGCGTGAGCCGCCAGGAGATGCCGCGTCCCCTGCCGTCCAGTACCGGGGACCCGAAGGGCGCGCAGGCCGCCAATCTGGGCCTCTGGTCGGAGACGCTGTGGATGACCGCGGTGTACCTGACCGATCCGCGCGTGCGCTGGGAGGCGGTGGACGACACCACCGCCCTGCTGCGGGTGCCGTTCGGGCAGGCGGAGGAAACGTACGTGGTGCGCTTCGACCCGGTGACCGGCCGGCCGGCGATGATGGAAGTGATGCGCTACCAGAACGCGGCGGACGAGGCGAAAACCCTTTGGCTGAACCTGACGCTGAGCTGGGCGGATTTCGGGGGCGTGACCCTCCCCGGAAAAGCCGCGGCCCACTGGCTGAACCAGGCCCGGCCCTGGGCGGTCTTCACCGCCGAACAGGTCACGTACAACGCCGACGTGGGGGAAGCCGTCCGGGGGCGCGGCCCTTAGCCCCAGGGCCTGTCAGGGGCGCCCGCCGCGTCGCGTCCGGTCCTTGCGCGGCGGGCGTGGCGCGAGCGGGGCCGAGTTCAGCGTGCGGTGCGCCAGCCAGATGGTGTGGTGAGCGCCCTTGCCCGGCCGGGCGCGCACGGTATGGACGTCGACCCGGAATCCGGCGTCCCGGAGTCGCCTGGTAAAGCGCGTGTCCGGCGTGGCGGACCAGACGGCCAGCACCCCACCGGGCCGCAGGGTGCGCTGCGCGGCGGCCAGACCGGCGGGCGAGTACAGCCAGTTGTTGCCGTGGTGCGTCATGCCCTCGGGCCCGTTGTCCACGTCCAGCAGCACCGCGTCGAACGTGCCGTTGCCGCGCCTCAGCAGATCGGCCACGTCACCCACGTGCACCCGCGCGCGCGGGTCGCGCAGGGGGTACCCGGCGCATTCGCCGAGCGGCCCACGGTTCCATTCCACGACCGACGGAACGAGTTCCGCGACGGTGACCACGCCGTCCGGGCCGAGGGCCTTGAGGGCCGCGGCGAGGGTAAAGCCCATGCCCAGGCCGCCGACGAGCACGCGGGGCGCGGCGCGCTTGGCCACCGCGGCGCAGCCCAGGTCGGCCAGGGCGTCCTCGGACGCGTGCATGCGGCTGTTCATCAGCTCACTGACGTAGCCGGAAATCTGAATGGAGAACTCCACCATGTCCTTGCGGCGGAACAGCCGCAGTTCCTGATCGGTGCCGGGAATGGGGGCGCTGTCGAGCAGCAGCCAAGGATTCATTGCCGGTCCTGGGCCGGGCAGAGCAGCGGAGAACCGGCCGGGTGGACACAGGTGGGGTTCTGGAGTGGGGAGGCAGGCAGGGGTCGACCGAACACCCGAAGACTCTACCTGTAAGGTCCCCTGACTGGCCCGGCCCGGTCACACTGGCCGCCACGCCGGGCGACCCGCGAGCGCCGAATCAAGCCATCTTGATCCTGGGCTCATCCGGAGATCAGCACAATTGGGCTTCGTGGACCATGCTACGGTGGTCTCAACGCTGAAATTCAGCATGACCCTGGTCCTGAAGTCGCCAACGGGCTCCCCCTCAGCTACGACACTTCATTTCGGGGAAGCCATGAACCGACCTGACGACGTCAGCCACACGCCTGTAGAGGCGCCGGACACCCAGCCGACCACGCAGGACCTCGAGGTCCTCCAGGGGCAGTCCGAAACGGCCGAGGCGATCAGCCGGCAGGCGCGGCGCCTGTTCACCCACGCTCCCACCCCCATGCTGCTGGTCACCGCGGCCGGACGGATCGCGGACGCCAACCTGCGCGCCGGTCAGCTGCTCGGCCTGAGCCCCGAGCGCCTCACCGGCCGCCGGCTGGAGAAGTTCGTCGCGACCGGCTCGCAGTCCACGCTGGCTGCGCTGCTGAGGGGCGTCTTTACCCAGGGCGAACTCCAGAACGCCGAACTGGTGATGGTCACCCCGGACGGCGCCATACGGACCGTGCGTGGCGACGCGGTGCACGACCCCGGGGACGAAGGCAGCCCCGCCTGGTGCCACCTGAGTCTGACGGACATCACGGACCTGCGGGCCATCCACACGCAACTGCTCGATCAGACGGACATGCTTCAGGCCCAGCTGCAGCACCTCATGGCCCGCCAGTACCGGCTGGAACACGAGGTGCAGGACGTGATCCGCAGCACCCAGGCGCAGCTGAACCTGCACCTCGCCCGACTGCAGAACCTCCTGAAACGCCATGTCCGCGACGCGGGGCCGTCCAGCGACCTGACGCTCGCGCAGGACGCTCTGAACCGCACCCTGGGCCTGCTGGCCTCCCTGGACGGGTACGTGCAGGCCCGGCAGCTGAGGCTGCGCCCCCGCCACGTCGACCTCAACCAGGTGCTGCAGGACGTCCGGAGTGACCTCAAGGACGCCCTCGCCGGCCGGACCGTCGAATGGAGCACCGGGCCACTGCCCACGGTGTACGGCGACAGCCGGGCCCTGCGCATGATCCTGACCGCCTACCTGTCCAATGCCCTGAAATTCACGCGCACGCGGGAGGCCGCTCGGATCCGCCTGCTGGTGGAGGAACACGAGGGTGAGTACCTGATCGGCGTGCAGGACAACGGGATCGGGTTCAACAACCGCCTCAAGGACAAGGCCTTCGAGCTGTTCGGGCGGCTGCACCCGACCGGCGCGTACGAAGGGGCCGGCATCGACCTCGCCACTGTCCGGCAGCTGTGCGACCTGATGGGCAGCCGCGCCTGGGGGGACGGCAAGGTCGACCAGGGCGCCACGTTCTGGTTCGCCTGCCCGAAAACGGACTGATCGAGCCGGGGAACAGGGCCCCTCACTGCAGAGTGAGGGGTCCCTGGACGGTGCGGTGACCCGCCGGCTTGCGGACCGGCACGCGCCGTTCTCCACCCGGCGTGCCGTCCAGGCGGGTACACTTTGAGCAACTGAATTTCCACCATTGACACCATTGAAACGCCAGGAACCCGGGCGTACCGTGAAGCCCTCGAGACCGCGAGCGGCCCCACCCTTCACGCCCCGGGGCCGGTCTTCAGGAGGCTGCCCTGGACCACGCGACTGCACCCACCGTGTCGGCGCCCGTCCCCAGACCGGCAGGGAACGCCCGGCGCCCCATGACGTGAACCCGGCCGGGCCCACGCCAACTGCCGGACCCTGCCCGCGACCCCTGAGGCCGCAAGGAGGATCACCATGCACCGCCGATGGACGTGGGGACCAGCTGCACTCCTGGCGGGCGTCCTCACTGCCGCTGCGGCGCCGACCCCGGCCATCCTGCTGCCCTTCCGGGCCATCACCCCCGGCACTCACGCCTCCGGCCAGGCGCAGGTGCACACCACGCCGGCCGGCCTGACCGTCACGGTCCTGGCGCTGGACGGCCTCACCCCCGGCCAGGCGTACACCGCGCACTATCACGCCCAGGGCGCGGACCCGGCCGCCGATCCCTGCCAGGCGCGCGGCGAGGTCACCCTCACCTTCCCCCGCGGCCGGGCCGGCGCTGCGGGCCGCCTCACGCTGCAGGTCACC
This is a stretch of genomic DNA from Deinococcus ficus. It encodes these proteins:
- a CDS encoding lyase family protein → MWHDTYLKAVLQPDYTYASEHLLPHLFDALTAHALMLDSVGVEHARDAAQLLRAFRQEPFPPYDPRIEDVFFTLDQNLAAQDSAAAGALRTALSRNDLDMTIYRLSARSRLMRATQRVLTLRRTLLDFAGREIDTVIVAYTHHQPAQPTTLAHYLTAVENNLARDTDRLFGALSRVNLSPMGAVALGGTSFPIDRHATSQLLAFDRPIENTYDAVSASDWQVEVASVITVISTTLSRVLYDLLLWASRGLLILEDGLVQGSSVMPQKRNPVALEHARTKFSKAIGITQSVILSSHNVPFGDINDPGPDIQPPLSSMWHEFREGVELLTASLTNPVVDRVRWLQEAQQGESPVTELADAITRKSGCGFRTAHGQVKHVLEHLRGQVRSVDSLTLEDLQVCGVDLSQAELTSALSPQEFIARRTTLGGPAPSAMREELAGAEARLQADAHQHEAFARHFLQSRAHLEGLTPDASTARTPAADDARP
- a CDS encoding ROK family transcriptional regulator, which produces MTRPQLADRTGLSKVTVNAVVQELQDLQLVTLTGGTPQALGRTPQLVTLHPALGQAAGLDLQPGRVRYHLATLGGQTVTQGEAAVTGDLNAALAGLLGRLSAQGPLCSAVFGVPAPVDHQGRIAEPNALPELHSDGLRDDLSAAGTAVLFENDANLAALAVSSRCPEYRFLAVLLERQTGTGLGLLLDGDLYRGAGGRAGEVGRSPWPVPAGHDAVEQLPAAQRSAATAFALATLAYSLDLQHIVIGGAAAGPTLLHLTTPLLPAGVQAVVDPTCGDLVRDGAVIRAVEAGRAAILARLDAVDRRERESHVA
- a CDS encoding sensor domain-containing diguanylate cyclase, with the translated sequence MIDWPTLDGLIQNLAFLVAGVTAIVFTYPAGHRQDTPGALALRYVLTVTLGIYLTFKGIVFPGDLRFDFRSVVVAIVARRYGAGPALLVALPIAGFRLGLGSGVGAWLGILQMTVVALVGATGTGWWRLHAPFMDEPVTWRWWRPFALFAAANVTLFPAFGTTWTEALPAYLLSVILSAVGLFVAFEIKHNRLQNLAHTFHLTQLATVDSLTGALNRRQFDLDLSTLDPAQPAFVLMLDLDHFKRINDSYGHAVGDRVLVALADLIRESTRASDCLYRLGGEEFAVLLHEGTLDDAQEVADRVRRAVEHDLAARVGLHGERITCSGGLAPVVGDRHRAVQVADRHLYRAKQAGRNRVHG
- a CDS encoding sensor histidine kinase, translated to MDHHDTTPEPVPDTTPESAALPEQAPPLFLDAPVAALLLTLDGRITAMNSLAHGLLGLPVEPPQRRAFSALLAARSRAAFRSALDRAVLDIGRQSLEARMPVRAGPDLDLEVRLDLAAVRPHGEPVQVQVVVTDLTPFKQAHQTLLDSQETYAGQLQSSGARSRALNEELEQVVGAVLQELYLPASRVMAATGQLRQALGPAADDVQAQLLPIEQASQQQLAIIQSVERYMQARRLRPRLRPVALGGLIEEIRATLKPLLADRNVQVTQDALPVVLGDRQALTLILEEYLSNALKFTRSRNPARLHVLLRETDTEYLIGVEDNGVGFSMRHRARLFRLFQRLHAASDYEGSALGLATVQRVAAAYGARVWGEGRVDQGATFWLAWPREPRIRK
- a CDS encoding DUF6544 family protein, whose protein sequence is MQNQPYSRQIKGFAAPGFRSPHPARRLRGRPLLWGAGALAGLGFLGWLGLQVQPRPFPPAFPGPGVTRTVPLPAGLPGPVDRYYRQTYGERLPVITSAVITGRATLRPVPGGPTFPARFRFIHEAGRNYRHYIEATWFGLPLLRVNEAYLDGVSRQEMPRPLPSSTGDPKGAQAANLGLWSETLWMTAVYLTDPRVRWEAVDDTTALLRVPFGQAEETYVVRFDPVTGRPAMMEVMRYQNAADEAKTLWLNLTLSWADFGGVTLPGKAAAHWLNQARPWAVFTAEQVTYNADVGEAVRGRGP
- a CDS encoding spermidine synthase, with the translated sequence MNPWLLLDSAPIPGTDQELRLFRRKDMVEFSIQISGYVSELMNSRMHASEDALADLGCAAVAKRAAPRVLVGGLGMGFTLAAALKALGPDGVVTVAELVPSVVEWNRGPLGECAGYPLRDPRARVHVGDVADLLRRGNGTFDAVLLDVDNGPEGMTHHGNNWLYSPAGLAAAQRTLRPGGVLAVWSATPDTRFTRRLRDAGFRVDVHTVRARPGKGAHHTIWLAHRTLNSAPLAPRPPRKDRTRRGGRP
- a CDS encoding sensor histidine kinase, whose protein sequence is MNRPDDVSHTPVEAPDTQPTTQDLEVLQGQSETAEAISRQARRLFTHAPTPMLLVTAAGRIADANLRAGQLLGLSPERLTGRRLEKFVATGSQSTLAALLRGVFTQGELQNAELVMVTPDGAIRTVRGDAVHDPGDEGSPAWCHLSLTDITDLRAIHTQLLDQTDMLQAQLQHLMARQYRLEHEVQDVIRSTQAQLNLHLARLQNLLKRHVRDAGPSSDLTLAQDALNRTLGLLASLDGYVQARQLRLRPRHVDLNQVLQDVRSDLKDALAGRTVEWSTGPLPTVYGDSRALRMILTAYLSNALKFTRTREAARIRLLVEEHEGEYLIGVQDNGIGFNNRLKDKAFELFGRLHPTGAYEGAGIDLATVRQLCDLMGSRAWGDGKVDQGATFWFACPKTD